The Chitinivorax tropicus genome includes a region encoding these proteins:
- the argA gene encoding amino-acid N-acetyltransferase, which produces MQNSDHLAEFVDWFRASAPYIHAFRGKTFVVAFGGEVVQDGSFYSLTHDLNLLVSLGVRLVLVHGTRPQIEAEMAEKGLTPEYHDGIRITDGDALECAKQSVGQVRVEIEAALSMGLPNSPMAGADIRVASGNYVTAQPMGVRNGIDFNYTGKVRKINTMMINGSLDDGEIVLLSPLGYSPTGEVFNLTLENVATEAAVALRADKLVFLTGSVGVVNRHGELLSELSAQKAQKILDVATDLTEDIRLYLPGAIRAARNGVPRAHLINRRVDGGLIMELFTREGIGTMVTAEPLEQIRQATIDDVGGILALIEPLEEEGVLVKRSRELLEMEINQFTVLKRYDMVIGCVALYPYLENNMAELACLAVEPEFRDRGLGDKLLQELERRARNLGDIRRLFVLTTRTAHWFIERGFKPASVDDLPLEKQRFYNYQRRSKVFIKTL; this is translated from the coding sequence ATGCAGAATTCCGACCATTTGGCCGAATTTGTCGACTGGTTCCGCGCCTCGGCACCTTACATCCATGCTTTCCGTGGCAAGACCTTTGTGGTCGCCTTCGGTGGAGAGGTTGTCCAGGACGGCAGTTTTTATAGCCTGACCCATGACTTGAATCTGCTGGTGAGCTTGGGTGTCCGACTGGTGCTGGTACACGGTACTCGCCCACAAATCGAGGCCGAGATGGCCGAGAAAGGGCTGACACCGGAATACCACGATGGCATCCGGATCACGGACGGTGATGCGCTGGAGTGTGCCAAGCAGTCGGTTGGTCAGGTTCGCGTCGAGATTGAAGCTGCATTATCGATGGGGCTGCCCAATTCACCGATGGCGGGGGCGGATATCCGTGTTGCAAGTGGCAACTATGTTACCGCGCAGCCTATGGGTGTTCGTAATGGAATAGATTTCAACTATACGGGCAAAGTCCGTAAGATCAATACCATGATGATCAATGGTAGCCTGGATGATGGTGAAATCGTCTTATTGTCGCCATTGGGCTATTCACCAACCGGCGAGGTTTTCAATCTCACGCTTGAAAACGTTGCGACCGAGGCAGCGGTTGCATTGCGTGCGGATAAGCTGGTGTTCCTGACTGGATCGGTCGGTGTCGTCAATCGGCATGGGGAATTGCTGTCCGAGCTTTCCGCACAGAAAGCGCAGAAGATCCTCGACGTGGCGACTGATCTGACAGAAGACATCCGTCTGTACCTGCCCGGCGCGATTCGTGCCGCACGCAATGGCGTGCCACGCGCCCATCTGATCAATCGGCGGGTTGACGGTGGATTGATCATGGAGCTGTTCACCCGTGAGGGGATCGGTACCATGGTCACCGCCGAACCGCTTGAGCAGATCCGGCAGGCAACCATCGACGATGTAGGGGGGATTCTGGCCTTGATCGAGCCGCTGGAAGAGGAAGGCGTGTTGGTCAAGCGCAGCCGTGAGCTGTTGGAGATGGAAATCAATCAGTTCACGGTATTGAAACGCTACGACATGGTAATTGGCTGTGTCGCGCTGTATCCCTATCTCGAAAACAACATGGCAGAGCTGGCGTGTTTGGCGGTCGAGCCAGAGTTCCGCGACCGGGGTCTCGGTGACAAGCTGTTGCAGGAATTGGAGCGTCGCGCTCGGAACCTGGGGGATATCCGCCGTCTGTTCGTGTTGACGACCCGTACCGCACATTGGTTCATCGAGCGGGGTTTCAAACCCGCCAGCGTCGATGATCTGCCACTTGAGAAACAGCGTTTCTATAATTACCAGAGAAGATCCAAGGTATTCATCAAGACGCTGTAA